Sequence from the Cucumis sativus cultivar 9930 chromosome 1, Cucumber_9930_V3, whole genome shotgun sequence genome:
ttcaacaaaaagctgaaaagatgaaaattcatttgaaactTAGTGTGATTTCTACATTGCCAAGAGGCATTTCACTGTACAGAGCCAAAAGGAAGTGGACTCATCTTCATCGCCAAGAGGCAGTGAGATGTTAACTAAAGGTtcacataatatatatctttttggATGCTCTTGAAGGGATAGACCGACCGTTAGTGACTGAACCTACAACAGCTTGAGATGGGTATGCTTCAAAGTTCACAATACTTATGATAAAAAAGTTCCATTTCTCGAGAAATGATGTAGTCAAGGGCATTGGTAATCACCATTCAAGCACGTATTGACCCTCTTTCTCTACTCTATCTTTTTCATGCCTAATGTGGTTTGTATCTGTTGGAAATACAAACAAAGTCGATCATGAGTATTTAAGTGGACAACTGTCTCCAATGGTTGAGGCCTTTTGGGTGAAACTAAAACCAAAGGCATGAAGGCTTATGCTGAAAGTGGACAACATCATACCATCATGGAGATATTCGGAGGTTTTTTATGCCTAATAAGTGGTCTTAGAGCCATACCCTTGACTTAATTGTGTCGATACAAAATTCATTGTTGAAAAAAAGCCCACTAGtgcaaaacaataaaatgacTGAGCCTTAATCACATAGTCATAGTTTGTCAATAATCATTGTGAATCCATGGTTGAGCTTTCAGATAGGCAGTGTGCTTCAAGGAGTGGCTCGGTTTAAAAGTAATATCATCGAATCTATTTTGAAGGGCTGACTATTGGATGGGAGGCTCAAGGTGGTACTTTGATCAAGAGAGGAGTGTCAGGAACACAAACAAAGTCCCACATTGGCTAAAGAGAAGATTATATAAGCGAGGATAACTAGCTCCAGTTGTATGAGACATTTTAGGTGGAACCAAAAGCAGAGTCACGAGGGTTTATGCCCAAGTGGACAATATGATATGAAATAACGAATGCTTGAAAGAGTATACATCTGACTGTACTTGGCTCAGCTATAATTAAAATTCTCTGAAGTTCCATTGGGAATGTGCCACATGCTAGTGTTGGATAACGCTTTAATCTTCATTCCACTCAACCACATGGTTTAACTACAAAATTCCCTTACTGCTTCCTTTCCTGGATACTCTTACTCTTTAACTTTCTCAAGCTTGAAAGagttatttagtatttttaagttaattaatggTTTATCTTCATCTCTGTTTTCCTCTTGCAAGCTTTCTTGTACTTACTGCACCATCTATATTTTCCCAGATTCGAGGAAAGATTGGTGACTTCATAATGGGTGTATTCAATGTATTTCAAGGTACAATATCTGCTGATGAAACCATGTCCTCATAAATATACTAGAGATGATATTAGGCACATATATGTGTCACTTATCCAACAGAGAATAATACTGTAGCTATTTTCATAGATTTTCTGTACATATGTCCATATGCTGTCAGATAATTTTTCCTCAAAGAATGCAAAATAATGGTATTTGACTCTAAAGTGGCTTAAATTTTCTACAGATCTGGACTTCAGTTTTCTGGAGATGAATCCATTCACCCTGGTGAACGGGGAGCCATATCCACTGGATATGAGAGGGGAATTGGATGACACTGCTgctttcaaaaattttaagaagtattcattaattataatattctcagtacttttttctaacatgtgcttcattttttattaacaaaatttttcttATCTTGTTCAATAATTctcagttttaaaaaaaaaacatttaccATATGAAAATGCATCCTTTGTGACGTCTCATTTATGATATGCTGTTCTCAGATGGGGAAACATTGAATTTCCTTTGCCCTTTGGTCGAGTGCTAAGCTCTACAGAAAGTTTTGTTCACTCTTTAGATGAAAAGGTAATTCATTTTGAGCCATCATTGATGCTTAGAAATAACCTGAGTTTTCACGGCTCAATATTTGACTGAAGCCATGAAGATTTTTTTGAGTACTCCCTGATGGTTAATAATGGTATATAGTTGTAAATTAACCAATGATTTTATCCGagtattatgatatttatgatGATCAAAAGGACACCATATCTTGGATTCATGggttcaaaaaatttaaaatattaaatgttgTATGGTTTCTTcttataatgatttttttaatcgGGAGTTGTTCCACAAGATTGGTAGAAGCATAAATAATCTAGTCCAAATACTAGTAAGAAAGGGTAAAAATGAAGTGTATAGAATTAGAATTTGCATCTCTACAACAGAAGGCAGAagttttaataacattataaTGTTGATCGTGTAGACAAGTGCATCCTTGAAATTCACTGTTTTGAACCCAAAAGGGCGCATATGGACAATGGTGGCAGGAGGGGGTGCTAGCGTTATATATGCGGATACTGTAAGTGGTGCTAGTACAATGCATGGACTTTATAGTTTTCCTCTAGCTGAAAGCATGGAGCTGTATATGCTCTTGATGATTACGTTTTATGGTCCAAAGACATTGCTACTGATGCCATATTGTCTATTACTGGTAGGTCGGAGATTTGGGTTATGCATCTGAGCTTGGTAATTATGCGGAATACAGTGGAGCTCCAAATGAGGAGGAGGTGTTGCAATATGCCCGAGTTGTTATTGATGTAAGAATTAGTGTTTACACTTTCAGTCCAAGCATCTCCATATGTCgggaataatttttttgtcatgaaacgatttaattaattttgaattgtgaTGAAATTCAGTGTGCTACTTCTGACCCTGATGGGCGGAAGCGAGCCCTTCTAATTGGAGGGGGAATAGCTAATTTCACAGATGTTGCTGCTACTTTCAATGGAATTATCCGAGCTCTAAGAGAGAAAGTGGGTTACTACTAGAATTGATTTGCTCTTCAGTTTAGTTTTTTCCCCTAAATAAAGTCTAATATTTCTGTTATCTACCAGGAATCGAAATTAAAGGCTGCAAGAATGCATATCTATGTTCGGAGAGGTGGTCCAAATTATCAGACTGGTCTTTCAAAAATGCGGGCTCTCGGAGAGGAGCTTGGAGTTCCACTTGAGGTACAATAAGTTCacttttaattcttctctACCAAGTAGATGTTGTAACCATTTTCACTTATCCTTTAATGGTCACACAATCGAAAGTGGGGTATTGAAATGAATTCCATTTAGAAAAGAGAACCAAAAGATCATCAGGGAGAAGAGGGATTTTTATGAAATGcctcatttatattttaagggTGTGTCAATCTAATTGAGATAGTCGGTTGCACCTACTGATCTCCATCCTCTAAGTTAAATCTAGTTCTTATTACATATCACCGTAATTTGAACattagtttcttttcattgCATCAATGAAAGATGTTGTTTCTGTTTAAAAAAGGATGGATGAACAAATCCCCATTCTAGGCCAGTACTCTGGATTGTGAATGAGTGGGAGGGTGGCCGTTTGCATTTAAGTAGAAAACACCCAGTATTGACTCAAATTATGTTGGAGATGCGGTATCTCGTCTTCTATAAACTTGCTGTAATATAGTTCCTTGAGTAAAAAGGGTTTGCACTGGCCAGAGGGGTGatgttgaagaaaacaaaactgaGCTACAGCTCCTCAAACTCAGTATTGACGTTGTTTATTGACGAGGAGTTGTGCTCAGGTTGTTGCCCAAGAAGTTTGTGGATCTCACtgctaaaaaaatcaaattttcagGAGTTCATAATTCTCTGAACAAAACTTGACTCTTTGTCCCAGACACCCCCTCTAGGATTGCAACTTgcaatagttttttaaatatcgCTTTAAAATGGATCCTTTGTTTTTGGAGAATGATCTCTAAACTCTTGGGATGAACTTCCCTGGTTTGGTTATAGACTTGGCCTACGTTTTCCGGCTTATGCATTCTGTATAAAACTTTCTTCCCTCTCTCCATGCAGGTTTTCGGTCCAGAAGCCACAATGACTGGCATCTGCAAACAAGCAATTGAGTGCATAATGTCTGCTGCATAATCCCCCATTTCTTTTGCAGCGGATGACAACTAAGTTGAAAGATTTAAGAAATATCTTTTATCGCTTGGTCAGTGGGGAAGGGAAAGGTCAAGGAAAGGGAGTTGTGGTATATGCTTCTGTAGCATCGCTCGTTTAATTTTGTGGTCCTtggaatttgaaaaacaatcccTTCATATTTCTTTGTCATATGAAGATGATGCCAGAGTTAAGTTATATGTGTACTCTTTTTGACTCAGGTTAACCTGTTGTGTGCACCATTTGTATAACCTTTCAGTGTATTGTTCTTATTATCAGAATTTACCATTCTCCACAACTTCgctttatttttccttttttctttttaaacgatgCTTACTTTAATCTTGCATTAGCTGTGCAGCTATTTCATCTTCTCATTGtcgattttgtttttctatttattaaagtttttattccatttttataCTCAATGATTCGTTTTATATGGTTCTAACCAACAAATTTATGTAATGATATACTCTTTCTTTCGTGGAAAATTTGATGTGatgatattgataaaaattagcAAAGTATACAATTTAAAGTCAGAAATATACAATCacacttttgtatttttaaaataagtaaataaaacaattgacAATTATTACCTTTAacataaaactattttttaatatagtaaaatgcactaaattatttataatttatagcaaaatacTATATTTATGACAATAGAGTATTATACTATTTAGCATAGAAAGATGAAGCTTTTAAACCATGCAgacataattaaaatgaaaacaaggAAATGCAATCAAATCAACCCGGTTTTTTTGTTACGGCCTTATTTAATATGCATGTCAAAACGTGGCCGTTCCATGAAAATGGAAGggaaaaaatttaacaaatattaatgGTCCCGGCGGGGCTCGAACCCGCGACCTTCGGCTCATAAGACCAACGCTCTAACCAACTGAGCTACGGGACCTGTTCGATATTTAAATGatatctaatttatttatttcttttgaaagaaaaaagaaaaatctaaaagtagaacaaactaaaaaagttaagaaactAAGGATCATTTTGTagatttttacaaaattatgtGAGCAAGAggttaaaattattaagtttaaaaagtgGGGTAAAATCATTTTCGACATTGAAATTAAGATTAACATACAACGATGTGAACATTAGTGTATCTTGGACATATCTATGAtgactttttaaatgttttaaaaagtaaaccAAACATAGCTTCATGTTGATCATTCGGTCGTTTAtgatttaagaatatatataatataatttcgCCACATGTAcgattatattttaatatttctcaaatttaaaaattatatctagaaaataatattataacattatagattaaaatttacttGATATTGAGGTGTAATACTTGTTATAATTAGAGAAGACAATTTATAGCTTAAAACGCATGTAAATAGGAATTAAAGAGTTGGCAAATTAATGTTAGCCCTACAAATGCAAACCATAATTAGAAATTGGAACAAAACACTTATTATGGCAAACTCAATGCAACATTATAAATTCCCAAGATTTCTAACCATTCATTACCTTCTTCTATAGCTATCAAAGGAGGGCACTGTAGTTTTAGCAATTCAATCtcaaatatttgttgatttgataACTTAACAATGACGTTTTCTCTGAGAAGCATTTTCATTACAATTTGCATTATCTTGCTTAGCATCAACATTAACATGATTGAGGTTGTAAATGCATCGAGATTCAGTGACTATAACGATCCAATTGCTGATGTCAGTGCTGAATGTGGTTACAAACGTTCTTACCATTGTAAACCACCTCGTCAAATTCACAATAGAAAGATAAGTCTTAGCAGAAACAACggaataaataaaagtatttcaTGAGTTTTCTACCTCATCGACTACTTTTCATTGGAATCATTTCATATATCAAATCTATCTTTAATCTTTGTAACCAGAGAAAActatatgttatttatttattattacgtattatttgaataatatgATTTGACTCAATTATTTATCCATGTACTCTCTAcgttattaattttattaattaagtcaatacatattttttcttaagaatCCAAAACCAagccaaaatcaaaattttcagttAAACTTTGGTCCAAAGTCCAATCCAAGTACTTCATGAATTATttgtatacatatatgtaaaaatatagagaaatcAAACCTTTTAAAATAGACCTTATGAATCTTGTgtacaacaaataaaataaattatatttgatgtCTACACAgtaaatatgataatattttaagaaatgtgAATAACTGTTCATCTTTGATGagcatttggttttttaaaattaagtttatatttactagcaatttgttttatttaattgttgtatatttttaaaacggaagccaaattttgaaaaaaataattgtttttgtgtttttaaaattggataCAAATGGAGTGATTATTGATGAAAGATAAAAGGTAAAGTACCTCGCGTaccaaaattaagaaagataaaatataaatttatctcgactaattaatcaaaattaatcattaaCTTGAAATCAAAACTTGATCTTAGAATTATTGGACcctttgaaatgaaaaatgtcacatttttttttattttttaaataatgataaatgaCCTTCAGCTCATATATAGATGAGCGGAGTTACAAATTTGCCATTCTGTTAGATTTCTTTCCTAAACAATTTTGGGGAATTTgttctctttccttctttggCAAAATCACACACTATCGTAGCTCCAATTACGAGAGAGGAAAGTAATTTATAAGCAAGAAAAAACGAAGAGCAGAATAGAAGATTATATGTGAGCGAGAAAAGTAAGCAAGAGCTagtgagagagaaataaaCTTCTCCACGTAGAGCAAagattgaaaaagtaaaaagaaaaagtaaaaagaaaaagtaaaaagaaaaagaaaaaattacttatCAAAATGAGATAAATGGAgccacaaaataaaaagtattttatttacaaatatcacagtcatataataataatttctatgaatttttgttctatgtttataaatattttgaaagttttgggCATTTAAAAGGAATTATGTAAGTTTCACATAAATGGTATCATTTCTGGCGTTGGGTGGTTCATTGGCCTCCCGCCATTCGAACTTTCGAACGCTCCTTCTCTGCATTTGCCCATCTCCTCTCTCAGTCCCTCTACTTTCTCCAATCATCTTTACACCATCAGCATGACTTCCAATCTAGGTACCCAAAACCTTACAACAATCCAACTCTCATCTTcctttcattatatatatattttttgcttCGTTTCTGATTGTGTTAA
This genomic interval carries:
- the LOC101216462 gene encoding ATP-citrate synthase alpha chain protein 2, translating into MARKKIREYDSKRLLKEHLKRLANIDLQICSAQVNQSTDFAELTNNEPWLSSTRLVVKPDMLFGKRGKSGLVALNLDLAQVAEFVKQRLGVQVEMGGCKAPITTFIVEPFVPHDQEYYLSIVSERLGCEISFSECGGIEIEENWDKVKTIFLPTEKPFTLEACAPLIATLPLEIRGKIGDFIMGVFNVFQDLDFSFLEMNPFTLVNGEPYPLDMRGELDDTAAFKNFKKWGNIEFPLPFGRVLSSTESFVHSLDEKTSASLKFTVLNPKGRIWTMVAGGGASVIYADTVGDLGYASELGNYAEYSGAPNEEEVLQYARVVIDCATSDPDGRKRALLIGGGIANFTDVAATFNGIIRALREKESKLKAARMHIYVRRGGPNYQTGLSKMRALGEELGVPLEVFGPEATMTGICKQAIECIMSAA